One genomic window of Streptomyces sp. WP-1 includes the following:
- a CDS encoding trans-acting enoyl reductase family protein, translating into MNGLDRPYDVVLYGATGFVGTLTARYLAAHAPQGLRWAIAGRDEMKLRRLRDRLPAGADIGVLRADTGRPAELRELAERARVVATTVGPYLRHGEELVAACADAGTDYLDLTGEPEFVDLMYVRHDARARETGARLVHACGFDSVPHDLGVYFTVRHLPEGVPLRVDGYVTADAAFSGGTLASALDQFARGRAMLAAARDRARHEPRRYGRRVSAPAGAPRFAREVGAWALPLPTIDPRIVSRSARALDRYGPDFRYRHFAAVRRLPVALGGAVAVGAAVAAAQLPPVRHWLSGRLAPGAGPSAEKRARSWFRVRFVGEGGGRRVYTEVAGGDPGYDETAKMFAEAALCLALDELPKTSGQVTTVQAMGDALTERLRAAGITFRVAAER; encoded by the coding sequence ATGAACGGGCTGGACCGTCCCTACGACGTGGTGCTCTACGGGGCGACGGGCTTCGTCGGCACCCTGACGGCGCGGTATCTGGCGGCGCACGCGCCGCAGGGCCTGCGCTGGGCGATCGCCGGACGCGACGAGATGAAGCTGCGGCGGCTGCGGGACCGGCTGCCCGCGGGCGCGGACATCGGCGTGCTGCGCGCCGACACAGGGCGGCCGGCCGAGCTGCGCGAACTCGCCGAGCGGGCCCGGGTGGTGGCCACGACCGTGGGGCCGTATCTGCGGCACGGCGAGGAGCTGGTCGCCGCCTGCGCGGACGCCGGGACGGACTACCTGGACCTGACGGGCGAGCCGGAGTTCGTGGACCTGATGTACGTACGGCACGACGCCCGCGCCCGGGAGACCGGCGCGCGCCTGGTGCACGCCTGTGGGTTCGACTCCGTGCCGCACGATCTGGGCGTGTACTTCACGGTGAGACATCTGCCGGAGGGTGTGCCGCTCCGCGTGGACGGCTATGTCACGGCCGACGCGGCGTTCTCCGGTGGCACGCTGGCCTCGGCGCTCGACCAGTTCGCGCGCGGGCGCGCGATGCTGGCCGCCGCCCGCGACCGGGCCCGGCACGAGCCGCGGCGGTACGGGCGCCGGGTGAGCGCGCCGGCCGGGGCGCCGCGGTTCGCCCGGGAGGTCGGCGCGTGGGCGCTGCCGCTGCCCACCATCGACCCGCGGATCGTGAGCCGTTCCGCGCGGGCCCTGGACCGCTACGGCCCCGACTTCCGCTACCGGCACTTCGCGGCGGTCCGCCGGCTGCCGGTCGCGCTCGGCGGGGCGGTCGCGGTCGGGGCGGCGGTGGCCGCCGCCCAGCTGCCGCCCGTGCGCCACTGGCTGTCCGGCCGGCTCGCTCCCGGCGCGGGGCCCAGCGCGGAGAAGCGGGCCAGGAGCTGGTTCAGGGTCCGCTTCGTCGGCGAGGGCGGGGGTCGCCGCGTCTACACGGAGGTCGCGGGCGGCGACCCCGGGTACGACGAGACCGCCAAGATGTTCGCGGAGGCCGCGCTCTGCCTCGCCCTCGACGAGCTGCCGAAGACATCCGGCCAGGTGACGACGGTCCAGGCGATGGGCGACGCGCTCACGGAGCGGCTGCGGGCTGCCGGGATCACCTTCCGGGTGGCCGCCGAGCGGTGA
- a CDS encoding acetyl-CoA C-acetyltransferase translates to MSTEAYVYDAIRTPRGRGKANGALHGTKPIDLVVGLIHEIRDRFPNLDPAAVDDIVLGVVGPVGDQGSDIARIAAIAAGLPDTVAGVQENRFCASGLEAVNLAAAKIRSGWEDLVLAGGVESMSRVPMGSDGGAWFNDPMTNLDVNFVPQGIGADLIATIGGFTRRDVDEFAALSQERAVNAWKEGRFARSVVPVKDRAGLVVLDRDEHPRPGTTADTLAKLKPSFADIGELGGFDAVALQKYHWVEKIDHVHHAGNSSGIVDGASLVAIGSKEVGERYGLTPRARIVSAAVSGSEPTIMLTGPAPATRKALAKAGLTIDDIDLVEINEAFAAVVLRFIDEMGLPLEKVNVNGGAIALGHPLGATGAMLVGMLVDELERQDKRYGLVTLCVGGGMGIATVIERI, encoded by the coding sequence GTGAGCACCGAAGCGTACGTGTACGACGCGATCCGCACCCCGCGCGGCCGAGGCAAGGCGAACGGCGCCCTGCACGGCACCAAGCCCATCGACCTGGTCGTCGGCCTCATCCACGAGATCCGCGACCGCTTCCCGAACCTGGACCCGGCCGCCGTCGACGACATCGTGCTCGGCGTCGTCGGCCCCGTCGGCGACCAGGGCTCCGACATCGCCCGTATCGCCGCGATCGCCGCCGGGCTGCCGGACACCGTCGCGGGCGTGCAGGAGAACCGCTTCTGTGCCTCGGGCCTCGAGGCCGTCAACCTGGCCGCCGCCAAGATCCGCTCCGGCTGGGAGGACCTGGTCCTCGCGGGCGGCGTGGAGTCGATGTCCCGCGTCCCGATGGGCTCCGACGGCGGCGCCTGGTTCAACGACCCGATGACCAACCTCGACGTCAACTTCGTGCCGCAGGGCATCGGCGCCGACCTGATCGCCACCATCGGCGGCTTCACCCGCCGGGACGTGGACGAGTTCGCGGCGCTCTCCCAGGAGCGCGCCGTCAACGCCTGGAAGGAGGGCCGCTTCGCCCGCTCCGTGGTCCCCGTCAAGGACCGCGCCGGGCTGGTCGTCCTCGACCGCGACGAGCACCCGCGCCCCGGCACCACCGCCGACACCCTGGCCAAGCTCAAGCCGTCCTTCGCCGACATCGGCGAACTCGGTGGTTTCGACGCCGTGGCGCTGCAGAAGTACCACTGGGTGGAGAAGATCGACCACGTCCACCACGCGGGCAACTCCTCCGGCATCGTGGACGGCGCCTCGCTCGTCGCGATCGGCTCCAAGGAGGTCGGCGAGCGCTACGGCCTCACCCCGCGCGCGCGGATCGTCTCGGCCGCCGTCTCCGGCTCCGAGCCCACCATCATGCTCACCGGCCCCGCCCCCGCCACCCGCAAGGCCCTCGCCAAGGCCGGCCTCACCATCGACGACATCGACCTGGTCGAGATCAACGAGGCGTTCGCCGCCGTCGTGCTGCGCTTCATCGACGAGATGGGCCTGCCGCTGGAGAAGGTCAACGTCAACGGCGGCGCCATCGCGCTGGGCCACCCGCTCGGCGCGACCGGCGCCATGCTCGTCGGCATGCTCGTGGACGAACTGGAGCGCCAGGACAAGCGCTACGGCCTCGTCACCCTGTGCGTGGGCGGCGGCATGGGCATCGCCACCGTCATCGAGCGCATCTGA
- a CDS encoding acyl-ACP desaturase — translation MTITSPHLGSPSVWTDARLLYALEEVVEGELNRHLKVAKDWMPHEYVPWGDGRNFPGLFEDGEAWAKDQSKVTEIGRTALVVNLLTEDNLPSYHHEIASLFGRDGAWGTWVHRWTAEEGRHGIVMRDYLLASRAVDPDQLERFRMAHMSEGFESDNRHSMLHSVAYVAFQELATRISHRNAGHQSGDPVCDRMLARIATDENLHMVFYRNLLKAAFELAPDLTMRAVRDVVVDFRMPGHGIPGFERAAAQMAIGEVYNLRIHHDDVLQPVLRFLKVMELDGLGPEGRRAQEEVGLYMGGLDMEAARFDEKLAARKARMAARAAGH, via the coding sequence GTGACGATCACTTCCCCCCATCTCGGCAGCCCGTCCGTCTGGACCGACGCCCGGCTGCTGTACGCCCTGGAGGAAGTGGTGGAAGGGGAGTTGAACCGGCATCTGAAGGTCGCCAAGGACTGGATGCCGCACGAGTACGTGCCCTGGGGCGACGGGCGCAACTTCCCGGGCCTGTTCGAGGACGGGGAGGCGTGGGCGAAGGACCAGTCCAAGGTGACCGAGATCGGTCGTACGGCGCTGGTCGTCAACCTGCTGACCGAGGACAACCTGCCCAGCTACCACCATGAGATCGCCAGCCTGTTCGGCCGCGACGGCGCGTGGGGCACGTGGGTGCACCGCTGGACGGCCGAGGAGGGCCGGCACGGCATCGTGATGCGGGACTATCTGCTCGCCTCGCGCGCGGTGGACCCGGACCAGCTGGAGCGGTTCCGCATGGCGCACATGAGCGAGGGTTTCGAGTCCGACAACCGGCACTCGATGCTGCACTCGGTCGCCTATGTCGCCTTCCAGGAGCTGGCCACCCGGATCTCGCACCGCAACGCGGGCCATCAGTCCGGTGACCCGGTGTGCGACCGCATGCTCGCCCGGATCGCGACCGACGAGAACCTGCACATGGTGTTCTACCGGAACCTGCTCAAGGCGGCGTTCGAGCTGGCGCCCGACCTGACGATGCGGGCGGTCCGGGACGTCGTCGTCGACTTCCGGATGCCCGGACACGGCATTCCCGGTTTCGAGCGGGCCGCCGCGCAGATGGCGATCGGCGAGGTCTACAACCTGCGCATCCACCACGACGACGTGCTCCAGCCGGTGCTGCGCTTCCTGAAGGTCATGGAGCTGGACGGCCTCGGCCCCGAGGGGCGGCGGGCGCAGGAGGAAGTCGGTCTGTACATGGGCGGTCTGGACATGGAGGCGGCCCGGTTCGACGAGAAGCTGGCGGCGCGCAAGGCGCGGATGGCGGCGCGGGCCGCCGGCCACTGA
- a CDS encoding SsgA family sporulation/cell division regulator, giving the protein MSTVIEQPVEARLVAAAPRMQSIPATLRYDRCDPFAVRMTFPAPATLEGVEVCWTFARELLAAGLLAPEGQGDVRVRPYGYDRIVLEFHAPEGTAVVHVRAGEIRRFLESTGELVPVGLEHLQLDLDHHLAELMRDA; this is encoded by the coding sequence TTGTCCACCGTCATCGAGCAGCCCGTAGAAGCCCGCCTCGTCGCCGCCGCGCCGCGTATGCAGAGCATTCCCGCCACGCTGCGGTACGACCGCTGCGACCCGTTCGCCGTGCGGATGACCTTCCCGGCCCCGGCCACCCTGGAAGGCGTCGAGGTCTGCTGGACCTTCGCCCGGGAGCTGCTCGCCGCCGGACTGCTCGCTCCCGAGGGCCAGGGCGACGTACGGGTGCGGCCGTACGGCTACGACCGCATCGTGCTGGAGTTCCACGCCCCCGAGGGCACCGCCGTCGTCCATGTGCGCGCGGGCGAGATACGCCGCTTCCTGGAGTCGACCGGCGAACTGGTGCCGGTCGGCCTCGAACACCTCCAGCTGGACCTGGACCACCACCTGGCCGAACTGATGCGCGACGCCTGA
- the ddaH gene encoding dimethylargininase: protein MPSKKALVRRPSPRLAEGLVTYAERQKVDVGLATEQWEAYVEALRAHGWETFEVEPADDCPDSVFVEDTVVLFRNVALITRPGSASRRPETAGVEEAVAGLGCSVNWVWDPGTLDGGDVLKVGDTVYVGRSGRTDAAGVQQVRAAFEPLGARVVAVPVSKVLHLKSAVTALPDGTVVGHIPKVDRPSLFPGFLSVPEESGAHLVLLGGHRLLMAASAPKTAELLTDLGYEVVTVDIGEFEKLEGSVTCLSVRLRGLYA from the coding sequence GTGCCCAGCAAGAAGGCCCTCGTCCGCCGCCCGAGCCCCCGTCTCGCCGAGGGCCTGGTGACCTATGCCGAGCGGCAGAAGGTCGACGTCGGGCTCGCCACCGAGCAGTGGGAGGCGTACGTCGAGGCACTGCGGGCGCACGGCTGGGAGACGTTCGAGGTCGAACCGGCCGACGACTGCCCGGACTCGGTGTTCGTGGAGGACACCGTCGTCCTGTTCCGCAATGTCGCGCTGATCACCCGGCCGGGCAGTGCGTCCCGCCGCCCGGAGACCGCCGGCGTGGAGGAGGCGGTGGCCGGCCTCGGCTGCTCGGTGAACTGGGTCTGGGACCCGGGCACTCTGGACGGCGGCGACGTCCTGAAGGTCGGCGACACGGTCTATGTCGGCCGCAGCGGGCGCACCGACGCGGCCGGTGTGCAGCAGGTGCGGGCCGCGTTCGAGCCGCTGGGCGCCCGGGTGGTGGCCGTACCGGTGAGCAAGGTGCTGCATCTGAAGTCGGCCGTGACCGCGCTGCCGGACGGCACCGTCGTGGGGCACATTCCTAAGGTGGACCGGCCCTCGCTGTTCCCCGGTTTCCTGTCGGTGCCCGAGGAGTCCGGCGCGCACCTGGTGCTGCTCGGCGGGCACAGGCTGCTGATGGCGGCGAGCGCCCCGAAGACCGCCGAGCTGCTCACCGACCTCGGCTACGAGGTGGTCACCGTGGACATCGGCGAGTTCGAGAAGCTGGAGGGTTCGGTGACGTGCCTGTCCGTACGACTGCGGGGGCTGTACGCCTGA
- a CDS encoding plasmid stabilization protein gives MPAGSSPKRERQYEHIKESAQDRGESAGRAKEIAARTVNKERARSGESRTASRTSTQDMSSGKRGGQRSGNRTGPQGPTRDQLYNEAKQRGIEGRSNMNKDQLQRALNAKKG, from the coding sequence ATGCCGGCCGGTTCCAGCCCCAAGCGCGAACGCCAGTACGAGCACATCAAGGAGAGCGCGCAGGACCGGGGCGAGAGCGCGGGACGCGCGAAGGAGATCGCCGCGCGGACCGTCAACAAGGAGCGCGCCCGGTCCGGCGAGTCCCGGACGGCGAGCCGCACCTCGACCCAGGACATGTCGTCGGGCAAGCGCGGCGGCCAGCGGTCGGGCAACCGGACCGGCCCCCAGGGCCCGACCCGCGACCAGCTGTACAACGAGGCGAAGCAGCGCGGCATCGAGGGCCGTTCGAACATGAACAAGGACCAGCTCCAGCGCGCGCTGAACGCCAAGAAGGGCTGA
- a CDS encoding ABC-F family ATP-binding cassette domain-containing protein, with protein sequence MSSASSSSVTLSSLSFAWPDGTTVFDGLDLSFGPGRTGLVGVNGSGKSTLLKLLAGELAPADGTVKVMGEVGYLPQNVTLDTALRVDQALGIAGQRAALHAIEAGDVAEGHFETVGDDWDVEERALVTLGELGLDRIGLDRTVGEVSGGESVLLRLAALLLRRPDVLLLDEPTNNLDLYARRRLHQAVAAWPGVLVVVSHDRELLDLVDQIAELRSGEVTWYGGNFSAYEEALALEQEAAERMVRVAEADVRKQKRELSDAQVKLARRKRYGQKMFESKREPKIVMGARKRAAQESAGKHRIMHEERLAEAKERLDDAVDAVRDEDEIRVDLPYTAVPPGRQVLTLENLAMAHGARVEGVLDLRGPERIALVGRNGAGKTTLLRTVAGELAPTEGTVTAHVPLRFLPQRLDVLDDELTVAQNVARFAPGATNNRVRARLARFLFRGARADQRAATLSGGERFRAALAALMLAEPAPQLLLLDEPTNNLDLASVRQLTSALDSYEGALLVAGHDLPFLESIGITRWLLMADGELTEVAPEEVG encoded by the coding sequence ATGTCATCCGCGTCCTCCTCTTCCGTCACCCTCTCGTCCCTGTCCTTCGCCTGGCCCGACGGCACCACCGTGTTCGACGGGCTCGACCTCTCCTTCGGCCCCGGCAGGACCGGACTTGTCGGCGTCAACGGGTCCGGGAAATCCACCCTGTTGAAGCTCCTGGCGGGTGAACTCGCCCCGGCCGACGGCACCGTCAAGGTCATGGGCGAGGTCGGCTACCTCCCGCAGAACGTCACCCTGGACACCGCGCTCCGCGTGGACCAGGCCCTCGGCATCGCCGGGCAGCGGGCCGCGCTGCACGCCATCGAGGCGGGCGACGTGGCCGAAGGGCACTTCGAGACGGTCGGCGACGACTGGGACGTCGAGGAGCGCGCCCTGGTCACCCTCGGCGAACTCGGCCTGGACCGCATCGGCCTGGACCGCACCGTCGGCGAGGTCTCCGGCGGCGAGTCGGTACTGCTGCGGCTCGCGGCACTGCTGCTGCGCCGCCCGGACGTGCTGCTCCTGGACGAGCCCACCAACAACCTCGACCTGTACGCGCGCCGCCGCCTCCACCAGGCCGTCGCCGCCTGGCCCGGCGTGCTCGTCGTCGTCAGCCACGACCGTGAACTCCTCGACCTGGTCGACCAGATCGCGGAACTGCGCTCCGGCGAGGTGACCTGGTACGGCGGCAACTTCTCGGCCTACGAGGAGGCGCTGGCCCTCGAACAGGAGGCGGCCGAACGGATGGTGCGGGTCGCCGAGGCCGATGTGCGCAAACAGAAGCGCGAACTGTCCGACGCCCAGGTCAAGCTGGCCCGCCGCAAGCGGTACGGGCAGAAGATGTTCGAGTCGAAGCGCGAGCCGAAGATCGTGATGGGCGCCCGCAAACGCGCCGCCCAGGAGTCGGCGGGCAAGCACCGCATCATGCACGAGGAGCGCCTCGCCGAGGCCAAGGAGCGCCTGGACGACGCGGTGGACGCGGTGCGGGACGAGGACGAGATCCGCGTCGACCTGCCGTACACCGCCGTACCGCCGGGCCGGCAGGTGCTCACCCTGGAGAATCTGGCGATGGCCCACGGGGCGCGCGTCGAGGGCGTCCTCGATCTGCGCGGCCCGGAGCGGATCGCGCTGGTCGGGCGCAACGGCGCGGGCAAGACGACGCTGCTGCGCACGGTCGCCGGGGAGCTGGCACCGACCGAGGGCACCGTCACCGCGCATGTCCCGCTGCGGTTCCTGCCCCAGCGCCTGGACGTGCTGGACGACGAGCTGACGGTCGCCCAGAACGTGGCCCGGTTCGCGCCGGGCGCCACCAACAACCGGGTCCGGGCGCGTCTGGCCCGCTTCCTGTTCCGGGGCGCCCGCGCCGACCAGCGGGCGGCCACCCTGTCCGGCGGCGAGCGCTTCCGGGCCGCGCTGGCCGCGCTGATGCTGGCCGAACCGGCGCCCCAGCTGCTGCTGCTCGACGAGCCGACCAACAACCTCGACCTGGCGAGCGTGCGCCAGCTCACCTCGGCCCTGGACTCGTACGAGGGCGCGCTGCTGGTGGCCGGCCACGACCTGCCGTTCCTGGAGTCGATCGGCATCACCCGCTGGCTGCTGATGGCGGACGGCGAGCTGACGGAGGTCGCGCCGGAGGAGGTGGGCTAG
- a CDS encoding oxidoreductase, whose product MRDARNLRRVSRLTAAGVACGAALAALTVPSAAALDRHQGVHWAAKDPGTPQVRYRGLAAVDRHTAWLAGTAGTVLLTRDGGTSWRDVSPPGAAGLEFRDVEAFDARHAVVLAIGEGEASRVYRTDDGGASWTESFRNTDPDAFYDCMAFFDRRHGLAMGDPVDGRFRILSTSDGGRSWRVLPPAGMPPALDGEAGFAASGQCLVTSGARDVWLATGGGARARVLHSADRGLTWTAADTPVPAGDPARGVFALAFRDRAHGLAVGGDYRADQPSPQAAAVTRDGGRTWQPSATPPPAYRSGAAWLPHSRASALAVGPTGTDLTTDGGRTWRTIGTGSYDTVSCTPDLGCWAAGEQGRVARLER is encoded by the coding sequence ATGAGGGACGCGCGAAACCTGCGGCGGGTGAGCAGGCTCACGGCGGCGGGAGTCGCGTGCGGCGCGGCGCTGGCCGCGCTGACCGTCCCGTCGGCCGCCGCGCTCGACCGGCATCAGGGCGTGCACTGGGCGGCGAAGGACCCCGGCACCCCGCAGGTCCGCTACCGGGGCCTGGCCGCCGTCGACCGGCACACCGCCTGGCTGGCCGGCACCGCCGGCACCGTGCTGCTCACCCGGGACGGCGGCACCTCCTGGCGCGATGTCTCGCCGCCCGGCGCGGCCGGACTGGAGTTCCGGGACGTCGAGGCGTTCGACGCGCGGCACGCGGTGGTCCTGGCCATCGGCGAGGGCGAGGCGTCCCGGGTGTACCGCACCGACGACGGCGGGGCGAGCTGGACGGAGTCCTTCCGCAACACCGACCCGGACGCGTTCTACGACTGCATGGCCTTCTTCGACCGCCGCCACGGCCTCGCCATGGGCGACCCCGTGGACGGGAGGTTCCGCATCCTGTCCACCAGCGACGGCGGCCGCTCCTGGCGGGTGCTGCCCCCGGCCGGGATGCCGCCCGCCCTGGACGGCGAGGCGGGCTTCGCGGCGAGCGGGCAGTGCCTGGTCACCTCCGGAGCCAGGGACGTCTGGCTGGCCACCGGCGGCGGCGCCCGCGCGCGGGTCCTGCACTCCGCCGACCGCGGTCTCACCTGGACCGCCGCCGACACTCCGGTGCCGGCCGGCGACCCGGCCCGCGGGGTCTTCGCGCTCGCCTTCCGCGACCGCGCCCACGGCCTCGCCGTCGGCGGCGACTACCGCGCCGACCAGCCCTCGCCGCAGGCCGCCGCCGTCACCAGGGACGGGGGCCGCACCTGGCAGCCGTCCGCCACACCCCCGCCCGCCTACCGCTCCGGCGCCGCCTGGCTCCCGCACAGCCGCGCCTCGGCGCTCGCCGTCGGCCCCACCGGCACCGACCTGACCACGGACGGCGGGCGCACCTGGCGCACCATCGGCACCGGTTCGTACGACACCGTCTCCTGCACCCCCGACCTCGGCTGCTGGGCGGCCGGCGAGCAGGGCAGGGTGGCCCGGCTGGAACGGTGA
- a CDS encoding WhiB family transcriptional regulator, whose amino-acid sequence MHLDTITPADPTWQAQALCAQTGPDFFFPEPGSSVREAKRICGMCELRPACLEYALANDERFGVWGGLSEKERLALRRTSG is encoded by the coding sequence ATGCACCTCGACACCATCACCCCGGCCGACCCCACCTGGCAGGCGCAGGCCCTGTGCGCGCAGACGGGGCCGGACTTCTTCTTCCCCGAGCCGGGCAGCTCGGTCCGCGAGGCGAAGCGCATCTGCGGGATGTGCGAGCTGCGCCCGGCCTGCCTGGAGTACGCCCTCGCCAACGACGAGCGCTTCGGCGTCTGGGGCGGGCTGTCCGAGAAGGAACGCCTCGCGCTGCGCCGCACCTCCGGCTGA
- a CDS encoding endonuclease V: protein MTTVGIPAGWPATEAQARAVQDELRGRVVLDEPGPPPGTGRVTGVDVAYDDERDLVAAAAVVLDAATLEVVAESTAVGRVSFPYVPGLLAFRELPAVLAALEALPCAPGLVVCDGYGLAHPRRFGLASHLGVVTGLPAIGVAKNPFTFTYDEPAPARGSSAPLLAGAEEVGRALRTRDGVKPVFVSVGHRVSLANALAHTLALTPAYRLPETTRHADGLCRRALKEATAGGPPQSSASRQTPTSWYPES from the coding sequence ATGACGACCGTAGGCATACCGGCGGGCTGGCCCGCCACGGAGGCGCAGGCCCGCGCGGTCCAGGACGAACTGCGCGGCCGGGTGGTGCTCGACGAGCCCGGACCGCCGCCGGGCACGGGCCGGGTGACCGGGGTCGACGTGGCCTACGACGACGAGCGCGACCTGGTCGCCGCCGCGGCCGTCGTCCTGGACGCCGCCACCCTGGAGGTCGTCGCCGAGTCGACCGCCGTCGGCCGGGTGTCCTTCCCGTACGTCCCCGGCCTGCTCGCCTTCCGCGAACTGCCCGCGGTCCTGGCCGCCCTGGAAGCCCTGCCCTGCGCGCCCGGCCTGGTGGTGTGCGACGGCTACGGCCTCGCCCACCCCCGCCGCTTCGGCCTGGCGAGCCATCTGGGCGTCGTCACCGGACTGCCCGCCATCGGCGTCGCCAAGAACCCCTTCACCTTCACGTACGACGAGCCCGCGCCCGCCCGCGGCAGCTCCGCACCGCTGCTCGCCGGGGCCGAGGAGGTCGGCCGCGCCCTTCGTACCCGCGACGGCGTCAAACCCGTCTTCGTCTCCGTCGGCCACCGGGTGTCCTTGGCCAATGCCCTCGCCCACACGCTGGCCCTCACCCCCGCCTACCGCCTCCCGGAGACCACCCGGCACGCGGACGGCCTGTGCCGCAGGGCGCTCAAGGAGGCGACGGCGGGCGGGCCCCCTCAGTCGTCGGCGAGCCGCCAGACACCGACTTCCTGGTACCCGGAGTCGTAG
- a CDS encoding YciI family protein, translating into MFVLELTYTAPLDAVNALHADHMAWLAEQFDKGVFLASGRKNPRDGGVILAVAEDRARIEEIVAADPYTVGEVCAYRITEFIATTTVPELARYRQIPA; encoded by the coding sequence ATGTTCGTACTGGAGCTGACCTACACCGCGCCGCTCGACGCCGTGAACGCCCTGCACGCCGACCACATGGCGTGGCTGGCGGAGCAGTTCGACAAGGGCGTCTTCCTGGCGTCGGGGCGCAAGAACCCGCGCGACGGCGGGGTGATCCTGGCCGTCGCCGAGGACCGCGCCCGCATCGAGGAGATCGTCGCGGCCGATCCGTACACCGTCGGCGAGGTGTGCGCCTACCGGATCACGGAGTTCATCGCCACCACGACGGTCCCGGAGCTGGCCCGGTACCGGCAGATCCCGGCCTGA
- a CDS encoding CaiB/BaiF CoA-transferase family protein: MSTAAPAGRGPLGGVRVVELAGIGPGPFAAMLLADLGADVVRVDRPGGPGLGIDPAHDVTNRNKRSVVVDLKSPDGAARVLDLAERADILVEGYRPGVAERLGVGPADCHARNPRLVYGRMTGWGQGGPLAERAGHDVSYIALTGALGMIGRPGEPPAVPANLLGDYAGGSLYLVVGVLAALHHARATGTGQVVDAAIVDGTAHLSAMIHGMLSAGAWQDRRGANLLDGGCPYYGTYETADGGYMAVGALEDRFSAEFLRLLGLDDLQSARTDLTRWPELRAAVTARFRDRTREEWTALFADSDACVAPVLSLREAPHHPHLAARATFTDHGGITQPAPAPRFSATPTTVRTGPALPGAGAEAVARDWDIPALTGDDRPTPAAD; encoded by the coding sequence ATGAGCACGGCGGCACCAGCAGGGCGGGGCCCGCTCGGTGGCGTGCGCGTGGTGGAGCTGGCCGGCATCGGACCGGGCCCGTTCGCCGCCATGCTGCTCGCCGACCTCGGCGCCGACGTGGTCCGGGTGGACCGCCCCGGCGGCCCCGGCCTCGGCATCGACCCCGCCCACGACGTCACCAACCGCAACAAGCGCTCCGTCGTGGTCGACCTCAAGTCCCCGGACGGCGCCGCCCGCGTCCTGGATCTCGCCGAGCGCGCCGACATCCTCGTAGAGGGCTACCGGCCGGGCGTCGCCGAGCGCCTCGGCGTCGGCCCGGCCGACTGCCACGCCCGCAACCCCCGCCTGGTCTACGGCCGGATGACCGGCTGGGGCCAGGGCGGCCCCCTCGCCGAGCGCGCCGGCCACGACGTGTCGTACATCGCCCTCACCGGCGCCCTCGGCATGATCGGCCGCCCCGGCGAGCCCCCGGCCGTGCCCGCCAACCTCCTCGGGGACTACGCGGGCGGCTCGCTCTACCTGGTCGTCGGCGTCCTCGCCGCCCTGCACCACGCCCGCGCCACCGGCACCGGCCAGGTCGTGGACGCCGCCATCGTGGACGGCACCGCCCATCTGTCCGCGATGATCCACGGCATGCTGTCCGCCGGCGCCTGGCAGGACCGGCGCGGCGCCAACCTCCTGGACGGCGGCTGCCCCTACTACGGCACCTACGAGACCGCCGACGGCGGCTACATGGCGGTCGGCGCCCTGGAGGACCGGTTCTCGGCCGAGTTCCTGCGCCTGCTCGGCCTGGACGACCTCCAGAGCGCCCGCACCGACCTCACCAGGTGGCCGGAACTGCGCGCGGCCGTCACCGCCCGCTTCCGGGACCGCACCCGCGAGGAATGGACCGCCCTGTTCGCGGACTCCGACGCCTGCGTGGCCCCCGTACTGTCGCTGCGCGAGGCCCCGCACCACCCGCACCTGGCCGCCCGTGCCACCTTCACCGACCACGGCGGCATCACCCAGCCCGCCCCCGCACCCCGTTTCTCCGCCACCCCCACCACCGTCCGCACCGGACCCGCGCTGCCCGGCGCGGGCGCCGAGGCCGTGGCCCGGGACTGGGACATACCCGCGCTCACCGGAGACGACCGGCCGACCCCGGCCGCCGACTGA